The following are encoded together in the Tripterygium wilfordii isolate XIE 37 chromosome 18, ASM1340144v1, whole genome shotgun sequence genome:
- the LOC119984667 gene encoding zinc finger HIT domain-containing protein 3 isoform X5 encodes MGPRQCLVCNEAQSRYKCPSCLVPYCSLVCFKKHKETPCSKPKSAEEQPTSIEEKSTGASELLVERPVSVDEPGEVLQKSQLESIASSSEICNILKDKSLQKLICDINSSPNSEDELDKAMNVEAFRIFSEKILANIAP; translated from the exons ATGGGTCCTCGTCAATGTCTAGTGTGCAATGAAGCGCAGTCCAGATACAAGTGCCCTTCATGTCTAGTTCCTTa TTGCTCTCTTGTCTGTTTCAAGAAGCACAAAG AAACCCCTTGTAGTAAGCCAAAATCTGCTGAGGAACAACCGACTTCTATTGAAGAAAAATCAA CtggtgcttcagaattgcttGTAGAAAGGCCAGTTAGTGTCGATGAACCTGGTGAGGTGTTGCAGAAGTCCCAACTTGAGTCTATAG CTTCTTCTAGTGAGATTTGTAACATTTTGAAGGATAAAAGCCTTCAGAAGCTCATCTGTGATATCAATTCTTCTCCAAATTCAGAAGAT GAACTCGACAAAGCTATGAATGTGGAAGCATTTCGCATTTTCAGTGAGAAG ATTTTGGCCAATATTGCCCCATGA
- the LOC119984667 gene encoding zinc finger HIT domain-containing protein 3 isoform X4, whose amino-acid sequence MGPRQCLVCNEAQSRYKCPSCLVPYCSLVCFKKHKETPCSKPKSAEEQPTSIEEKSTGASELLVERPVSVDEPGEVLQKSQLESIEFLVERPVRVDEPGEVLQKFQLESMASSSEICNILKDKSLQKLICDINSSPNSEDELDKAMNVEAFRIFSEKILANIAP is encoded by the exons ATGGGTCCTCGTCAATGTCTAGTGTGCAATGAAGCGCAGTCCAGATACAAGTGCCCTTCATGTCTAGTTCCTTa TTGCTCTCTTGTCTGTTTCAAGAAGCACAAAG AAACCCCTTGTAGTAAGCCAAAATCTGCTGAGGAACAACCGACTTCTATTGAAGAAAAATCAA CtggtgcttcagaattgcttGTAGAAAGGCCAGTTAGTGTCGATGAACCTGGTGAGGTGTTGCAGAAGTCCCAACTTGAGTCTATAG AATTTCTTGTAGAAAGGCCAGTTCGTGTCGATGAACCTGGTGAGGTGTTGCAGAAGTTCCAACTTGAGTCTATGG CTTCTTCTAGTGAGATTTGTAACATTTTGAAGGATAAAAGCCTTCAGAAGCTCATCTGTGATATCAATTCTTCTCCAAATTCAGAAGAT GAACTCGACAAAGCTATGAATGTGGAAGCATTTCGCATTTTCAGTGAGAAG ATTTTGGCCAATATTGCCCCATGA
- the LOC119984667 gene encoding uncharacterized protein LOC119984667 isoform X1 — translation MGPRQCLVCNEAQSRYKCPSCLVPYCSLVCFKKHKETPCSKPKSAEEQPTSIEEKSTGASELLVERPVSVDEPGEVLQKSQLESIAGASEFLVERPVRVDEPGEVLQKFQLESMGQTFKSKVHWGNESLTLPQLGASSSEICNILKDKSLQKLICDINSSPNSEDELDKAMNVEAFRIFSEKILANIAP, via the exons ATGGGTCCTCGTCAATGTCTAGTGTGCAATGAAGCGCAGTCCAGATACAAGTGCCCTTCATGTCTAGTTCCTTa TTGCTCTCTTGTCTGTTTCAAGAAGCACAAAG AAACCCCTTGTAGTAAGCCAAAATCTGCTGAGGAACAACCGACTTCTATTGAAGAAAAATCAA CtggtgcttcagaattgcttGTAGAAAGGCCAGTTAGTGTCGATGAACCTGGTGAGGTGTTGCAGAAGTCCCAACTTGAGTCTATAG CTGGTGCTTCAGAATTTCTTGTAGAAAGGCCAGTTCGTGTCGATGAACCTGGTGAGGTGTTGCAGAAGTTCCAACTTGAGTCTATGG GACAAACATTTAAATCCAAAGTGCACTGGGGCAACGAGTCATTGACGCTGCCACAACTAGGAG CTTCTTCTAGTGAGATTTGTAACATTTTGAAGGATAAAAGCCTTCAGAAGCTCATCTGTGATATCAATTCTTCTCCAAATTCAGAAGAT GAACTCGACAAAGCTATGAATGTGGAAGCATTTCGCATTTTCAGTGAGAAG ATTTTGGCCAATATTGCCCCATGA
- the LOC119984667 gene encoding zinc finger HIT domain-containing protein 3 isoform X3, translating into MGPRQCLVCNEAQSRYKCPSCLVPYCSLVCFKKHKETPCSKPKSAEEQPTSIEEKSTGASELLVERPVSVDEPGEVLQKSQLESIAGASEFLVERPVRVDEPGEVLQKFQLESMASSSEICNILKDKSLQKLICDINSSPNSEDELDKAMNVEAFRIFSEKILANIAP; encoded by the exons ATGGGTCCTCGTCAATGTCTAGTGTGCAATGAAGCGCAGTCCAGATACAAGTGCCCTTCATGTCTAGTTCCTTa TTGCTCTCTTGTCTGTTTCAAGAAGCACAAAG AAACCCCTTGTAGTAAGCCAAAATCTGCTGAGGAACAACCGACTTCTATTGAAGAAAAATCAA CtggtgcttcagaattgcttGTAGAAAGGCCAGTTAGTGTCGATGAACCTGGTGAGGTGTTGCAGAAGTCCCAACTTGAGTCTATAG CTGGTGCTTCAGAATTTCTTGTAGAAAGGCCAGTTCGTGTCGATGAACCTGGTGAGGTGTTGCAGAAGTTCCAACTTGAGTCTATGG CTTCTTCTAGTGAGATTTGTAACATTTTGAAGGATAAAAGCCTTCAGAAGCTCATCTGTGATATCAATTCTTCTCCAAATTCAGAAGAT GAACTCGACAAAGCTATGAATGTGGAAGCATTTCGCATTTTCAGTGAGAAG ATTTTGGCCAATATTGCCCCATGA
- the LOC119984667 gene encoding uncharacterized protein LOC119984667 isoform X2 yields MGPRQCLVCNEAQSRYKCPSCLVPYCSLVCFKKHKETPCSKPKSAEEQPTSIEEKSTGASELLVERPVSVDEPGEVLQKSQLESIEFLVERPVRVDEPGEVLQKFQLESMGQTFKSKVHWGNESLTLPQLGASSSEICNILKDKSLQKLICDINSSPNSEDELDKAMNVEAFRIFSEKILANIAP; encoded by the exons ATGGGTCCTCGTCAATGTCTAGTGTGCAATGAAGCGCAGTCCAGATACAAGTGCCCTTCATGTCTAGTTCCTTa TTGCTCTCTTGTCTGTTTCAAGAAGCACAAAG AAACCCCTTGTAGTAAGCCAAAATCTGCTGAGGAACAACCGACTTCTATTGAAGAAAAATCAA CtggtgcttcagaattgcttGTAGAAAGGCCAGTTAGTGTCGATGAACCTGGTGAGGTGTTGCAGAAGTCCCAACTTGAGTCTATAG AATTTCTTGTAGAAAGGCCAGTTCGTGTCGATGAACCTGGTGAGGTGTTGCAGAAGTTCCAACTTGAGTCTATGG GACAAACATTTAAATCCAAAGTGCACTGGGGCAACGAGTCATTGACGCTGCCACAACTAGGAG CTTCTTCTAGTGAGATTTGTAACATTTTGAAGGATAAAAGCCTTCAGAAGCTCATCTGTGATATCAATTCTTCTCCAAATTCAGAAGAT GAACTCGACAAAGCTATGAATGTGGAAGCATTTCGCATTTTCAGTGAGAAG ATTTTGGCCAATATTGCCCCATGA